The following coding sequences are from one Myxococcales bacterium window:
- a CDS encoding glutaminyl-peptide cyclotransferase translates to MSSTARFGAPCTLAPRNPNGTTDGKQNTCGAYLCIDGRCRSCVEDGECEIEYGAPTCGHLLDTRWPGNRCGNYSNAGASPAIRRQDPPTIATKPPARLTVEVVRTYPHSQQAHTEGLLFHDGELWESTGTVGDSQLRRLALGTGEEVAAVRLDQDLFGEGLARDGDRLVQLTFSSGRALLWSMKTLERVGEFAYEGEGWGLCHDGKSFVMSNGTSSLQIRDSETFALKHQVDVRTTGTLPFRFLRLNELECVDGEVLANVFEYRELVRIDLASGEITAIIDTRNLLRHADVSSDAIDGALDLNGIAYVPESQHYLLTGKSWPRIFEVRFVDDPLFR, encoded by the coding sequence GTGAGTTCGACCGCCCGCTTTGGTGCGCCTTGCACGCTCGCGCCGCGAAATCCGAACGGCACAACCGACGGCAAGCAGAATACTTGTGGTGCTTACCTGTGCATCGACGGCCGCTGCCGATCTTGCGTCGAAGATGGCGAGTGCGAAATTGAATACGGCGCTCCGACCTGTGGCCATCTTCTCGATACCCGCTGGCCTGGGAACCGCTGCGGCAACTATTCGAACGCCGGCGCGAGCCCCGCGATCCGGCGGCAAGATCCGCCGACGATCGCCACAAAGCCCCCCGCGCGGCTTACCGTCGAGGTCGTCAGAACCTATCCCCATTCGCAGCAGGCCCACACCGAAGGTCTCTTATTTCACGATGGCGAGCTGTGGGAAAGCACGGGCACCGTTGGTGATTCTCAGCTGCGCCGGCTCGCGCTCGGTACCGGTGAAGAGGTCGCAGCCGTCCGGCTCGATCAGGACCTCTTCGGTGAAGGGCTCGCGCGTGATGGCGACCGGCTCGTCCAATTGACATTCAGCTCGGGGCGAGCCTTGCTTTGGAGTATGAAGACCCTTGAGCGCGTCGGCGAGTTCGCCTACGAGGGCGAGGGCTGGGGGCTTTGTCATGACGGCAAGTCCTTCGTCATGAGCAACGGCACGAGCTCACTGCAGATCCGCGACTCGGAAACCTTTGCCCTGAAGCACCAGGTCGACGTGCGCACGACCGGTACTCTACCTTTTAGATTTCTTCGACTCAATGAGCTTGAGTGCGTCGACGGTGAAGTCTTGGCCAACGTGTTCGAGTACCGAGAGCTCGTTCGGATCGACCTTGCGAGCGGCGAGATAACCGCCATCATCGACACCAGAAATCTGCTTCGGCATGCTGACGTTTCGTCCGACGCGATCGATGGAGCGCTAGATCTAAACGGGATTGCGTATGTGCCCGAAAGTCAACACTACCTGCTGACGGGCAAGTCTTGGCCGCGAATCTTCGAAGTGCGTTTCGTCGACGATCCTTTGTTTCGCTAG
- a CDS encoding thrombospondin type 3 repeat-containing protein, translating into MDLQADLVDNCPTAFNPFQADTNGDSIGDACQGQDASAM; encoded by the coding sequence ATGGATCTACAAGCGGACCTCGTCGACAACTGCCCGACAGCGTTTAACCCGTTCCAAGCGGACACGAACGGCGACTCCATCGGGGACGCCTGCCAAGGGCAGGACGCTTCGGCGATGTGA
- a CDS encoding thrombospondin type 3 repeat-containing protein, which yields MVTAGNCTTFQQGIQAGVALPICLNVQNTGELVGSSEVCFPNPTGSAGFKVYRCSRRAVCLPLEVKSNDLCCGELTKRTTLTFNPYCVETDGFSDFLATPIPTQTLRDADSDLRPDLVDNCPTTFNPFQADTDNDGIGDVCEATPKPVPVKGIAPALALLLVGVGAFILRRKVLS from the coding sequence ATGGTCACCGCAGGGAACTGCACTACTTTCCAGCAAGGGATTCAGGCAGGCGTAGCGTTGCCCATTTGCCTCAACGTACAGAACACGGGCGAGCTTGTCGGCAGTTCCGAGGTTTGCTTCCCGAACCCAACGGGTAGTGCTGGTTTCAAGGTGTATCGCTGCTCGAGGAGAGCTGTTTGCCTTCCGCTCGAGGTGAAGTCCAACGACCTTTGCTGCGGAGAGCTGACGAAGCGGACAACGTTGACTTTCAACCCCTACTGCGTTGAAACTGATGGCTTCAGCGACTTCCTGGCGACGCCAATTCCGACTCAAACACTCAGGGACGCGGACAGTGATTTGCGGCCCGACCTCGTCGACAACTGTCCAACGACGTTCAACCCCTTCCAAGCGGACACCGACAACGACGGCATTGGCGACGTATGCGAAGCGACTCCGAAGCCCGTCCCCGTCAAAGGCATCGCTCCGGCGCTTGCGCTCCTTCTGGTAGGTGTGGGAGCATTCATCCTTCGTCGCAAGGTGCTCTCTTGA